TCACCATCCACAGCGACGATCTGGAGAGCCACGTCCGAAACCGCATCACCCAGGACAGCCGGGCGAACTTTTTGCCCGAGGGCCAGATCTCCGATCAAAGCGCGCTTCGCCAGGACTACGAAAAGCTGCGCATCGCCCACGAGCTCGGCCAGTCCATCGGCGTGGAGACCGACCTGGACATCCTGCTTGAGAAGATCCTGGAGAAGGCTTTTGAGATCTTCCCGGCCGACCACGGCGTGATCCTGCTTCGTCTGGAAGGCACCGATCGCCTGGTGCCCATGGTCGTGCGCGGTCGCAATGAAGACGTCAACGTGGGCGATGTGCGCATCTCGCGCACCATCCTCAACGAGGTCATCGAAGAGAAGCAGGCCGTGCTCTCGTCAGATGCCATGATGGACAGCCGCTTCTCCGGCGCCCACTCGATCATCCTGGGCAACATCCGCTCCACCATGAGCGTGCCCCTTCTGCTCGACGATCGCATCCTCGGGGTCATCCACCTCGACTCGAAGGTGGCCAGCGGGGCGTTTACCGAGAAAGATCTGGAGATCTTAAGCGGCTTCGCCCGCCAGGCTGCCGTGCTCATCGAGCACCACCGGCTTATCAAGCAGATGGAGAGCGAGATCGTCGCCCGCGAGAAACTCCACCGCCTGCTCTCCCCTCAGCTTGTCGAAGAAGTCGTCAGTGGCCGCCTGGAGCTCAAAAAAGGCGGCGAATTACGCCGTGCCACGGTGATGTTCGCCGATATTCGCAACTTCACCGCCTACAGCGAACGCCACGATCCGCAGCATATCGTCGAGCTCCTCAACGAGTATTTTGAGCTGATGGTCGACGTGATCTTCAAATACGAAGGAACCCTCGACAAGTTCATCGGGGACGAGATCATGGCGGTCTGGGGCGCCCCTATCTCGCACCCCGACGATACCGAGCGCGCGGTGCGCTGCGCGCTGGAGATGCAGCAGGCCCTGCAGGCTTTTAACTCGCGACGCCAGGAAGGCGACGGCAACACCCTCTCGATCGGCATCGGGCTGAACACCGGCCAGGTGGTCGCCGGCTATATGGGCTCCACCAAGAGCATGGATTACACGGTGATGGGCGATGTGGTGAACACCGCCAGCCGCATCTGCTCCTCTGCGGGGCCGGGCGAGGTGGTGGTCGGACCGTTGACCTTCGGGGATGTCGCACCGATGGTGGTCAGCGAGAAGCTCCCGCCGACGCGGCTCAAAGGCAAGAGCGAACACGTCGATCTCTACCGGCTACGCAGCCTTCGCAACCGTCCGGTCCACCCGACCCTGCGAAACCTCACCTGAGTCCGACAGCCTGTGCGGACGGTTGGCCCGCGCGCGACCCTGGGCTATACTCCGCTCGTCTTTCCTCCAGATAACCTTTAGCGCGACGCGTGGCCCCCTTCATGGCGCAACCCAGATATCAAGTCATCGAGCGCATCGACGCCGGCGGTATGGCCGAGGTCTTCAAGGCTAACTCCACCAGCCTGCAGGGCTTTGAGAAGCTCGTCGCCATCAAGCGCATCCTACCCAACCTCACCCAGAACGAGCGCTTCGTGCGCATGTTCCTTGATGAGGCCAAGGTCAGCCTGCACCTCAACCACACCAACTGCGTGCAGGTCTTCGACCTGGGGATCGCCGACGGCACCTACTTCATCGTCATGGAGTTCGTCGACGGCACCAACCTCAAGAAGCTCATCGAAGTGCTGGCTCGCCAGGGTCAGGGCATCAGCGTGGCGCAGGCGGTCTTTATGGCCATCGAGATCTGCAAAGGTCTCACCCACGCCCACGACAAACTCGATCAACAGGGCCGCCCGCTGGGTATCGTGCACCGCGACATCAGCCCACCCAACGTGCTGATCTCGCGCGCCGGTGAAGTGAAGATCACCGACTTCGGCCTGGCCAAAGCCAAGAGCCAGGCCGAGATCACCGATCCCGGCGTGGTCAAAGGCAAGTTCGGCTACCTCTCGCCGGAGGCCGCTCACGGCGAGGAGGTCGACGCCCGCACCGACATCTTTGCCCTGGGCATCCTTCTGTGGGAGATGCTCGCCGGGCGCCGTCTTTTCCTGGGCGAGTCGGATTACGGCACGCTGCAGCTGGTGCGAAAGGCCAAAATACCCTCGATCCGCGAGATTCGCCCGGACGTGCCCCGCGAGCTGGAGGTGGTACTTGGCCGCGCGCTGGCCCGTGACCCTCAAAAGCGCATTCAGACCGCTGAGGAGCTCGCCTACCAACTCGCCGAATTCCTCTTCGCCTACGGCCAGGTGGTCACGAGCTACGATCTGGCCGACCTGGTGGGTGCGGTCATCGAGAAGCGTCCCAAACGCGCGCGCACCGTGCAGGATATGGCCGTGGATATGGCCATCCAGCAGCAGCTCAACCAGCTTAAGAGCCTGGAGCAGATCCAGGATCTCGATCTTTACCTCACCCAGCATTACGACTCGCTTCCCGACCAGGGGGAGGCCTCCCAGCCGGGTGCGGCGGGCGACTTTGAAGATCCCCGCATGTGGGCCGACCTGGGCTTTGGCAGCGATACGAGCGTCGGCGAGGTGGCCGCGCCTCCGGCCGAACAGGCCCCCGCCCAGCCGGACTCCTGGCAGGCAGCAGGCCTGGCCGATCTGGGCCGCTCCACCTCGGCGATGCAGGCGATCAAGGGACCGGGCAACGCGACGAAGGACAACGCCCGCCAGGGAGGTCCACCGACCATCCCCGGGGCAGTCCGCAGCCCGGTGGCAGGCGGAGTGCCTTCGGCAACTCCTTCGGCCGCCCCTTCCGACGCCGTCGCCCAGCCCGGCCAGCCCGGGCCGGTCGCCCAGGCCGAACCCTCGCCACCCGCCCCGATGGCTTCCCAGACGGCATCTCAGCCCGCAGCTGCCCCTGTAGAAGCCGGGGGGGTGGGCAAGACAGCGATCATCGTCGCGCTCATCGTTGTGGTGCTCGGCGCTGGCGCTGCCTTCTTTTTAGGCTTGATTCCTCCCGGCTAGCCCTACAATTCGCAGTCCCGCGCCGTACCCTTACTCGCGGAGCCGCCGTACCGCTCCACTCGTCTCTCTTTTGACCCGGTGGACCACGCTATGAATGACGTGCTCGTCATGATCCTGGCAGGCGGCGAAGGCAAGCGCCTGCGACCGTTGACCCTTGACCGCGCCAAACCCGCGGTGCCCTTCGGCGGGCGCTACCGCATCATCGACCTGGTGCTCTCAAACTTCGTCAACAGCGGCTTCTACAAGATCAAAGTTTTAACCCAGTACAAGAGCGACTCGCTGATCAACCATATCAGCCGAGGCTGGCATCTGGCGCAGTTTATTGACCACTACATCGACGCGGTCCCCGCCCAGCAGCGCCGCGGTCCCCAGTGGTTTCAGGGCAGCGCCGACGCCATCTACCAGAACCTCAATCTCATCTACGATGAGGAGCCGGCTGATGTCTGCGTCTTCGGTGGCGACAACATCTACAAGATGGATGTGCGCCAGATGCTCGACTTCCACCGCAGAAAGGACGCCGACCTGACCGTGGCCGCCATCCCGGTGCCCGTGGAGCAGGGCCGCGCCTTTGGCATCCTGGAGATCGATCGCGACCACCGCATCGTGGGCTTTGCCGAAAAGCCCGAAGAGCCCCGCGAGATCCCCGGCCGCCCCGGCTGGTGTCTGGCCTCGATGGGCAACTACATCTTCAAAACACCGAGCCTGGTTGAAGAGCTCATCCGCGACGCCCACGATGAAGGCAGCGCGCATGATTTTGGCAAAAATATCATCACCAACATGGTGCGCTCCGGCCACCAGGCCACCTTCGTCTACGACTTCTCCACCAACGATGTGCCAGGTCAATCCGAGCGCGAGCGCAGCTACTGGCGCGACGTGGGTACGATCGATGCGTACTGGGAGTCGTCCATGGATCTGATCAGTGTGGCGCCGGAGTTTGACCTCTATAACCGGCGCTGGCCCATCCGCACCCACTACCAACACTATCCCCCGGCGAAGTTCGTGCACGACGACCCGGCTGCCAACCGCGTCGGCCAGGCGATCAACTCGATCGTCGCCGAGGGCTGCATCGTCTCCGGGGGTACCATTCGCAACTCGGTGCTCTTTCAGCGCGTGCGGGTCAACTCCTACTCCAGCATCGAAGACTCGGTGCTCTTTGAGCAGGTCGAGGTGGGGCGGCGCGCACGCATTCGCAAGGCGATCATTGAGAAGGACGTCGTGATCCCGCCCGATACCGTCATCGGCTTTGACGAAGAGCAAGACCGGGCCCGATTCCCGATCAGCGACGCGGGTGTCGTGGTGGTGCCCAAGGGCTATGAGTTTGAGGCATGAGCACGCCATCGCTCGACGTGCTCTTTATCTGGCATATGCACCAGCCCTACTACGGGGTGGGCGACCAGGGCGACTTTGAGCTCCCCTGGGTACGGCTTCACGCCGTAAAAGCCTACTTCGACATGGCCTGGTTGCTGGCCGAAAACCCACAGATGCACGCGACGTTCAACTTCTCCGGGAGCCTGCTTCTCCAACTTCAGGAGTGGGTTGAGGAGGGGCGGCGCGATGCCTGGTGGCACCTCTCACGCGCCTCACTCGACGAGCTGAGCGCGGGCGACAGGCGCACGCTCGTGCATCATTTTTTCAGCCTCAACCACCCCCACGGGGTGCGCAGCCTGCCCCGCTACGCCGAGCTTCTCGACGCGCGCGAAGCGCGAGGCGAAGAGGTCTGCGCGCGGGAGTGGGGCGAGGCTGAGTTTGGCGATTTGCAGATGCTTTTTAACCTGGCCTGGTGCGGGTTCGCCGCTCTGGAAGAGTACCCCCGGCTGCGCGCCTGGCGTGACCAGGGCCGAGACTTCAGCAGGGAGGACCGCCTCGCCCTTCTCGACCTCCATATCGAGATCATGGCGCGGGTGTTGCCTCTTTACCGGGAGCTCTGGGAGCGCGGGCAGATCGAGGTGAGCGTCACCCCGATGTTCCACCCCATTATGCCCCTGCTCATCGACACCGACACCGCCCGTCGCGCCACGCCGCAGCGCCCCACCCCGCCCAGGCTTCAAGCCCCCGACGACGCCCGCCGCCATATCGCGCAGGCGCTTGAGTACGCCGAAGCGATCTTCGGAAGACGCCCGAGCGGCATGTGGCCCTCGGAGGGGTCGGTCTCCCCGGAAGCCGTTGCGCTCTTTGAAGGTGCCGGCGTGCGCTGGATCGCCAGCGACGAGGC
This DNA window, taken from Lujinxingia sediminis, encodes the following:
- a CDS encoding adenylate/guanylate cyclase domain-containing protein; translated protein: MAKVLYRDTRGIQRTLVLDNITRIGRHPEQDIQILDRVVSKEHAIIERNIEGHFEVRDGGSRNGTYLNGQLLEAPKLLTHNDTISVGATDIIFYEDPTDHRSRNKVTIHSDDLESHVRNRITQDSRANFLPEGQISDQSALRQDYEKLRIAHELGQSIGVETDLDILLEKILEKAFEIFPADHGVILLRLEGTDRLVPMVVRGRNEDVNVGDVRISRTILNEVIEEKQAVLSSDAMMDSRFSGAHSIILGNIRSTMSVPLLLDDRILGVIHLDSKVASGAFTEKDLEILSGFARQAAVLIEHHRLIKQMESEIVAREKLHRLLSPQLVEEVVSGRLELKKGGELRRATVMFADIRNFTAYSERHDPQHIVELLNEYFELMVDVIFKYEGTLDKFIGDEIMAVWGAPISHPDDTERAVRCALEMQQALQAFNSRRQEGDGNTLSIGIGLNTGQVVAGYMGSTKSMDYTVMGDVVNTASRICSSAGPGEVVVGPLTFGDVAPMVVSEKLPPTRLKGKSEHVDLYRLRSLRNRPVHPTLRNLT
- a CDS encoding serine/threonine-protein kinase, yielding MAQPRYQVIERIDAGGMAEVFKANSTSLQGFEKLVAIKRILPNLTQNERFVRMFLDEAKVSLHLNHTNCVQVFDLGIADGTYFIVMEFVDGTNLKKLIEVLARQGQGISVAQAVFMAIEICKGLTHAHDKLDQQGRPLGIVHRDISPPNVLISRAGEVKITDFGLAKAKSQAEITDPGVVKGKFGYLSPEAAHGEEVDARTDIFALGILLWEMLAGRRLFLGESDYGTLQLVRKAKIPSIREIRPDVPRELEVVLGRALARDPQKRIQTAEELAYQLAEFLFAYGQVVTSYDLADLVGAVIEKRPKRARTVQDMAVDMAIQQQLNQLKSLEQIQDLDLYLTQHYDSLPDQGEASQPGAAGDFEDPRMWADLGFGSDTSVGEVAAPPAEQAPAQPDSWQAAGLADLGRSTSAMQAIKGPGNATKDNARQGGPPTIPGAVRSPVAGGVPSATPSAAPSDAVAQPGQPGPVAQAEPSPPAPMASQTASQPAAAPVEAGGVGKTAIIVALIVVVLGAGAAFFLGLIPPG
- the glgC gene encoding glucose-1-phosphate adenylyltransferase; this translates as MNDVLVMILAGGEGKRLRPLTLDRAKPAVPFGGRYRIIDLVLSNFVNSGFYKIKVLTQYKSDSLINHISRGWHLAQFIDHYIDAVPAQQRRGPQWFQGSADAIYQNLNLIYDEEPADVCVFGGDNIYKMDVRQMLDFHRRKDADLTVAAIPVPVEQGRAFGILEIDRDHRIVGFAEKPEEPREIPGRPGWCLASMGNYIFKTPSLVEELIRDAHDEGSAHDFGKNIITNMVRSGHQATFVYDFSTNDVPGQSERERSYWRDVGTIDAYWESSMDLISVAPEFDLYNRRWPIRTHYQHYPPAKFVHDDPAANRVGQAINSIVAEGCIVSGGTIRNSVLFQRVRVNSYSSIEDSVLFEQVEVGRRARIRKAIIEKDVVIPPDTVIGFDEEQDRARFPISDAGVVVVPKGYEFEA